A segment of the Chitinophagaceae bacterium genome:
GCCAGAGCCAAATGGTTACCTCCATATTGGTCATGCGTCCAGTATCTGTTTAAACTTTGGTTTAACACAGAAATATCCCGGCTATACCAACCTGCGGTTTGATGATACCAATCCTGTTACAGAAGAAACAGAATATGTTGACAGCATCAAAGATGATATCCGCTGGCTTGGATTTACATGGAAACATGAACTATACGCTTCTGATTATTTTGAAACACTTTATCAATATGCCATCACCCTCATCAAAAAACGACTGGCTTATGTAGATGATTCCACTTCAGAAGAAATGGCAACGATGAAAGGATCGCCAACAGAACCTGGCAAAAACAGCCCATACCGTGACCGCAGTATCGATGAAAACCTGGTTTTATTTGAGCGGATGAAGAATGGTGATTTCCCCGATGGTACACATACCCTGCGTGCAAAGATTGACATGGCGCATATCAACATGCTGATGCGTGATCCGATCTTGTACCGCATTAAACATGCCCATCATCACCGCACTGGTGACAAATGGTGCATCTATCCCATGTATGATTTCGCACATGGTCAGAGTGATTCAATTGAAAACATCACCCACTCTATCTGCACGCTGGAGTTTGTTCCCCACCGTGAGTTATACGACTGGTTGATTGAACAACTGGAAATCTATCCATCGCATCAATACGAATTTGCACGACGCAATATCAATTATACAGTTACCAGCAAACGCAAACTGCTGCAACTGGTAAATGAAAAACATGTAACAGGTTGGGATGATCCACGTATGCCCACTATCACAGGTTTAAGACGCCGTGGTTATACTCCTGACAGCATTCGTGATTTCTGCGACCGTATCGGTATTGCCAAGAGAGAAAACATGATTGATGTTTCCTTACTTGAATTCTGCGTTCGTGAACATCTGAATAAAATTGCTCAACGCAGAATGGTCGTGTTCAATCCCATCAAAGTAATTCTTACGAATTATCCTGAAGGGCAAACTGAACTGATGCATTCAGAAAACAATCCTGAAGATCTCAGCACAGGCGAAAGACAACTTCCTTTCAGCAGGGAAATATTGATTGAAGCAGATGACTTCATGGAAAATCCGCCAAAGAAATTTTTCCGATTGGCACCGGGGCAAATGGTTCGTTTAAAAAGCGCTTACATTATTCAGTGCGATGAAGTGGTAAAAGATGCGGCAGGAAATATCACTGCACTTCATTGCAGTTACTTACCTGAAAGCAAAAGTGGTGGCGATGCATCGGGACTGAAAGTAAAAGGCACTTTACATTGGGTAAATGCAGCTGATGCAGTTGAAGTGGAAGTAAGGGAATATGACCGTTTGTTCCGTGTTGAAAATGCAGCGAATGAAGAAGGCGACTTTAAAGATTATATCAATCCTGATTCATTGAAAGTGGTAACCGGTTATGCGGAACCTTCTTTGAAAGAAGCAACGTTAACTGAACGTTTCCAGTTTATGCGTAAAGGATATTACTGTTTGGATAAAGACACCACCTCAACCAAACTCATCTTCAACCGTACAGTAACATTGAAAGATGCATGGGCGAAGGAAGTGAAGAAGAATTGATTTGTTGTCTGTTCACCCAACGGGTGACTGAACAACACATAGTAAAACGATGTACAGTCATCCGCCAGTTGGCGGATGAGCAGACATCGAAAAAAAAGAGCGGATCAATGATCCGCTCTTTTTATGCTTTTAATATCATTAATGATGTACAGCTTCCAGTGCTTTTGGATCATGCTTATGACGGAACAATAAACCAAATGCAACTGCAACAACAAGTGAATATAAAGAGAAAGCAATCCAGATGCCATGCCAGTCTTTCGATCCATCACTCAGTGTATAAAACTTATCAATCACAACTCCACTTACAGAACTTCCGAGCAATGCGCCAAATCCATTGGTCATCATCATGAACAAACCCTGTGCACTGGCCCTGATCTTACTGTCGCATTGCGAATCAACAAACAATGAACCGGAAATATTAAAGAAGTCGAATGCCAATCCATAAATAATGCAGGATAAAACAATCATCCACAAACCTTCAGCAGGATTACCATAAGCAAATAATCCAAAACGAAGTACCCATGCAAACATGCTGAACAGCATCACTTTCTTAATACCGAACTTCCTCAACATAAATGGTATGGCAAGAATAAAGACCGTTTCTGACATCTGCGAAATAGACATGATGATGGCCGGATACTTCACAGCAATGGCATCTTTATAAGCATCTACTTTTGCAAAGTCATGCAGGAAGGTATCGCCATAAGCATTGGTTAATTGTAACGCAGCACCCAGCAACATCGCAAAAATGAAGAACATGGCCATCTTCACATCTTTAAACAGTGAGAAGGCTTTTAAACCAAATGTATCAACAAATGATCTGCCTTTTTCAATCACATATAAAGGAGGACATTTTGGTAAGGTGAATGAATAAACACCCAATAACAGTGAAGCAACAGATGCCACATAAAACTGGCTGGCAGATGTTTCAATATGCAACAGACTTACAATCCACATCGCCACAATAAAACCAATGGTTCCCCATACCCTGATCGGCGGAAAATCTTTAATGATGTTTTTATTTTCATTTTTCAATGCTGTGTAAGAAACTGTATTCGCCAGTGAAATGGTTGGCATGTAAAAGATCATATTCAGCAGCATCACCCAGAAAAAGGTTGTGGGATTATCAACAGTCGGAATCAAAAAAAGAATGACAGCCCCTATGATATGACAGATTCCCAGCAGACGTTCAGCATTTACCCACCGGTCAGCAATAATTCCTGTGATGGTTGGCATAAAGAGAGCTGAAATACCCATGGTGGAAAAGATGGCACCAAACTCAGCACCCGACCATTGTTTGTTCTGAAACCAGTAAGCGCCAACTGTAATCAACCATGAACCCCAGATAAAGAATTCTAAAAAACTCAAAATCGTAAGACGAAACTTTATACTCATCACAAAATGGTTTTGATTGTAAATATCCTCTTCTATAAAAAGGAAAGATAATTGTTTTTAGAATATTGTACTGTCTGACTGCTCAATGTCATTAAACTTACACATGCTGTTTCAGTCACTGATTATTCCCGTTTGGGCAGCGTTTACCGGCAAAGCCCATGTCTTAACCGGATACATGCATCTTTTTTTTAATTCCTGTCGTACATTCACACATATTAACTATTATCAATGACATTGAAAGGTATTTGTATTTCCCTTGTTTTTTCCCTGTTAATGTTTTCCGGATCCGCACAAAAACAAAAGCAGGCTCCATCTGTACCAACCGGAAGCAATCACCGCTGCGGCACACAAACAGTAATGGATGAACTCATCAAAAAGTATCCATCGCTAAAAAAAGAAATGGAGCAGAACAGGCAAAAAACTCTGCAGGCTTTTCAACAGATCAAAATAGCTCAGCGTACCAATGCCACTTATACAATTCCTGTAGTTGTACATGTTGTTTTATCAAACCCCGCAACTGTAACTGATGCACAGGTACAATCGCAGATAGATGTTTTGAATGAAGATTATGCAGGATTAAATGCTGACTCAACAAGAATTCCTGCTGCCTTCAAACCATTGTTTGGAAAAAGTAATATCCGCTTTTGTCTTGCCCGCAGAGATGTTAAAGGAGATGCAAGCAATGGAATTGTTCGTGTTACTTCTTCCACCATTTCATCACCAGGCGATAATGATCCGGTGAAGTATACCTGCAAAGGCGGCAGCAATGCATGGGATCCAACAAAATATCTCAACATCTGGGTTTGCCAGATGCCTTCCGGTTTTCTGGGTTATACCTTTTTTGCATCCGATCCACTTTCTGTAATTCCTTTAGTTGAAAGAGGATTTGTAAACAGTTTCCGTTCATTCGGCAGAGGATCTATTGCTCAGGCTCCGTTTAATCTCGGTCGCACAGCTACACATGAAATTGGTCACTTCTTCGATCTCAATCATATCTGGGGTCCTAACAATTGTGATGGCGCACAGAACTGCCAGGATGAAGACGGCATTGGAGATACACCTAAACAAGTTAAATGCACATTCGGAGCACCCGCTGCAGACAGCATAATTACAGATTCATGTACAGCAACCGCACCCGGCATTATGTGGATGAATTATATGGATTATGTTGATGACCGTGCCATGGTGATGTACACACCAGAACAATACAACCGCATGGAAGCTGTTTTACTTTCTACTCCCTGGATGCTGGCGTTAACAAGCTCTGATGGATGTACTCCGCTTCCTTCACTGAACAGGGATGTACGTTTTGAAAAATTCAGAGATGCTTATTATGAACTCTGCGGAAATACAACCGATTTGATTTTTACCTGCAGCAGTTCTTATAAACCACTCATTACTATTAAGAATGTGGGAACAGATAATATTACCAGCCTTACCATCTCAGCAAAATTTGGAACAGGTGCAGCAGTAGTTACCAACTGGACAGGTACAATTGCACCGCAGGCAACTGCTGATATTATTCTCAATTCAATGACACTGAACCCCGGCACAAACAGTAACCTCATAGTATATACATCCTATCCAAACGGAGCTGTTGATCAGAAAGTGGCGAATGATACGGGGCATCTTGGCGGGGTGGTTTTTCCATTAGTTACGCTTCCGTATTCTGAAGGTTTTGAAAATGTCAGCTTCCCTCCCAACAACTGGCAACGTTTTAATACTGATGCAGACATTACCTGGGAACGCACAACAGCAGCAGCCAAAACAGGTAATGCATCCATGTTCATCAACAACTTTGATTATACATTGAATGGTTCAACCGACTGGATGTATTTACCATTGATCCCTGTAAAAGGAAAAGATTCTGCCTTCCTCACATTCCAGGTAGCAGCAGCAACTTACAGTCCGCCTGATTCTTTATTCAATCCAACCGACACACTGGAAGTACTGGTAACTTCTGATTGCGGATTAAGCTATACAAGTGTATATAAGAAATGGGGCAAAGACCTGGTAACAACCGGAAATATTGGAATCAAGACGGCCTTTGTTCCAACCGCCGGTCAATGGAGAATGGATACTGCATTCCTTGGTGATTTTTCCAGTTCAACTGCCGACTATGTGCAGGCCGTCATTAAGAATACAACCAATTACGAGAACAATATTTATATCGATGATATCAATATCACTGTAAAAGATGCCAACCCTAATTTGAAACGAAAGGGAATCATGATTACTCCCAATCCTTTCAGGAAAGCTTTGTACTGCAGTATTACCAGCAACCGCTCAATATTGAATACATCAATGTGTACAATCACATCGGGCAATTGGTTTGGCAGAAGAAAATAGCAATGGGCATACCCGGGAATAATTTTGGCCCCAGTTACCTCGAAGTAAATCTCGGCGCTCTCAGCAGTGGTATCTACACAGTGCAGATTGTATACAGGGCCAAAGAAACCCAAACGATAAAAGTTTTGAAAATAAATTAAGAGTAAGGTCAGATGAAGGCCTGACAGCAATCAGTAAGACGTGGAGAAAAGATGCCTTACCGAAACTGCTCACGGCGTAACTTTGCGGGAAGTTCACGCCCCGTCTGACGCCCTCGTCGGACGGAATAAAAAAAAACAAATGGAAACAGGTTTAGAAGCATTGATCAAAGGCAACCGTGTAGACAGTTCATTACAGGCAATTGCTGAAAAGATTTATAACAAAG
Coding sequences within it:
- a CDS encoding glutamine--tRNA ligase/YqeY domain fusion protein, encoding MSEEKSLNFIEELIEEDLKSGKYQSIVTRFPPEPNGYLHIGHASSICLNFGLTQKYPGYTNLRFDDTNPVTEETEYVDSIKDDIRWLGFTWKHELYASDYFETLYQYAITLIKKRLAYVDDSTSEEMATMKGSPTEPGKNSPYRDRSIDENLVLFERMKNGDFPDGTHTLRAKIDMAHINMLMRDPILYRIKHAHHHRTGDKWCIYPMYDFAHGQSDSIENITHSICTLEFVPHRELYDWLIEQLEIYPSHQYEFARRNINYTVTSKRKLLQLVNEKHVTGWDDPRMPTITGLRRRGYTPDSIRDFCDRIGIAKRENMIDVSLLEFCVREHLNKIAQRRMVVFNPIKVILTNYPEGQTELMHSENNPEDLSTGERQLPFSREILIEADDFMENPPKKFFRLAPGQMVRLKSAYIIQCDEVVKDAAGNITALHCSYLPESKSGGDASGLKVKGTLHWVNAADAVEVEVREYDRLFRVENAANEEGDFKDYINPDSLKVVTGYAEPSLKEATLTERFQFMRKGYYCLDKDTTSTKLIFNRTVTLKDAWAKEVKKN
- a CDS encoding nucleoside permease, with amino-acid sequence MSIKFRLTILSFLEFFIWGSWLITVGAYWFQNKQWSGAEFGAIFSTMGISALFMPTITGIIADRWVNAERLLGICHIIGAVILFLIPTVDNPTTFFWVMLLNMIFYMPTISLANTVSYTALKNENKNIIKDFPPIRVWGTIGFIVAMWIVSLLHIETSASQFYVASVASLLLGVYSFTLPKCPPLYVIEKGRSFVDTFGLKAFSLFKDVKMAMFFIFAMLLGAALQLTNAYGDTFLHDFAKVDAYKDAIAVKYPAIIMSISQMSETVFILAIPFMLRKFGIKKVMLFSMFAWVLRFGLFAYGNPAEGLWMIVLSCIIYGLAFDFFNISGSLFVDSQCDSKIRASAQGLFMMMTNGFGALLGSSVSGVVIDKFYTLSDGSKDWHGIWIAFSLYSLVVAVAFGLLFRHKHDPKALEAVHH
- a CDS encoding choice-of-anchor J domain-containing protein; its protein translation is MTLKGICISLVFSLLMFSGSAQKQKQAPSVPTGSNHRCGTQTVMDELIKKYPSLKKEMEQNRQKTLQAFQQIKIAQRTNATYTIPVVVHVVLSNPATVTDAQVQSQIDVLNEDYAGLNADSTRIPAAFKPLFGKSNIRFCLARRDVKGDASNGIVRVTSSTISSPGDNDPVKYTCKGGSNAWDPTKYLNIWVCQMPSGFLGYTFFASDPLSVIPLVERGFVNSFRSFGRGSIAQAPFNLGRTATHEIGHFFDLNHIWGPNNCDGAQNCQDEDGIGDTPKQVKCTFGAPAADSIITDSCTATAPGIMWMNYMDYVDDRAMVMYTPEQYNRMEAVLLSTPWMLALTSSDGCTPLPSLNRDVRFEKFRDAYYELCGNTTDLIFTCSSSYKPLITIKNVGTDNITSLTISAKFGTGAAVVTNWTGTIAPQATADIILNSMTLNPGTNSNLIVYTSYPNGAVDQKVANDTGHLGGVVFPLVTLPYSEGFENVSFPPNNWQRFNTDADITWERTTAAAKTGNASMFINNFDYTLNGSTDWMYLPLIPVKGKDSAFLTFQVAAATYSPPDSLFNPTDTLEVLVTSDCGLSYTSVYKKWGKDLVTTGNIGIKTAFVPTAGQWRMDTAFLGDFSSSTADYVQAVIKNTTNYENNIYIDDINITVKDANPNLKRKGIMITPNPFRKALYCSITSNRSILNTSMCTITSGNWFGRRK